CAGGAAGCGGCCGCTGCTGGTTTGGGTCGATCGCTGCCGACGACGCACCTGTTGTTCCGCTAATTCAATGTCGTGGAGCAATTGCTGAACAGACATCCACTCAGCGCCGTAGCCGATCGTGGTCATCTGTTGGGCGCGATCGGACGTGGCCACAATCACGCGCCGACTGGCTCGATTCACTTCGCGGCTGTAGAGCGCACAGGCCCGTTCAATGTAAGTATCAGCCGTTTGCCCAAATTCCGTGTAATGCACCGTTAGGTGATCTGTGATGGTCTCCGCAGAAGCTCGTTCTGCTCGGTATTGGGCATCAAAGACCAGATAAGTTGCAAACGCCCGATAGGCACTATAGTTGCAAAGTTGCTGAATCAACTCCCAACGGGCTGCCTCCAAGTCGTCCCGTTCGAGGTGTCGGTGCATGGAGCATTTTCGCATTTGCGACCACTGACCAATGGCGTTGTAGCCATCGACGAAGAGAGTCGCTTCATGCGATCGGGCAGTCACAAGCGTTGCCTACACTTTGCTTACAAGGGTGGTTCGCAAACTATCTTA
The DNA window shown above is from Limnothrix sp. FACHB-406 and carries:
- a CDS encoding NYN domain-containing protein, giving the protein MTARSHEATLFVDGYNAIGQWSQMRKCSMHRHLERDDLEAARWELIQQLCNYSAYRAFATYLVFDAQYRAERASAETITDHLTVHYTEFGQTADTYIERACALYSREVNRASRRVIVATSDRAQQMTTIGYGAEWMSVQQLLHDIELAEQQVRRRQRSTQTSSGRFLSSRLDDAVRQQLERLRYGDSASS